A region of Astatotilapia calliptera unplaced genomic scaffold, fAstCal1.2 U_scaffold_12, whole genome shotgun sequence DNA encodes the following proteins:
- the LOC113017423 gene encoding H-2 class II histocompatibility antigen, E-S beta chain-like isoform X2, whose amino-acid sequence MASSFLCLSLLFISFSTADGFKMFVVSRCVFNSTELKDIEYIQSYYYNMMEILRFDSNVGEYVGYTEYGVKQAKYLNSQPGVLAAWRAQKETYCQHNIGGYYSNPLSKSVKPYVKLHSTTPAYSQHPAMLVCSVYDFFPSKIKVNWLRDGQEVTSDVTSTEEMADGDWYYQTHSHLEYTPRSGEKISCKVEHASLEKPLITDWDPSSSMPESERNKLAIGASGLILGLILSLAGFIYYRRKARECVGDCVLASSSFKSYPGSH is encoded by the exons ATGGCATCATCCTTCCTCTGCCtcagcctcctcttcatcagCTTCAGCACAGCAG ATGGATTCAAAATGTTTGTGGTGTCTCGCTGTGTGTTTAACTCCACTGAGCTGAAGGACATCGAGTACATCCAATCTTACTATTACAACATGATGGAGATCCTCAGGTTTGACAGCAATGTGGGAGAGTATGTTGGATACACTGAGTACGGAGTGAAGCAGGCAAAGTACCTTAACAGTCAACCAGGAGTGCTGGCTGCATGGAGAGCTCAGAAGGAGACGTACTGCCAACACAACATTGGTGGCTACTACAGCAACCCTCTGTCTAAATCAG TTAAGCCGTATGTCAAACTTCACTCCACAACACCTGCTTACAgtcagcatcctgccatgttgGTCTGCAGCGTCTATGACTTCTTCCCCAGTAAGATCAAAGTGAACTGGCTGAGAGATGGACAGGAAGTCACCTCTGATGTCACTTCCACTGAGGAGATGGCAGATGGTGATTGGTACTACCAgacccactcacacctggagtACACACCCAG GTCTGGAGAGAAGATCTCCTGTAAGGTGGAGCACGCCAGCCTAGAGAAACCTCTGATCACTGACTGGG ATCCCTCCTCGTCCATGCCTGAGTCAGAGAGGAACAAGCTCGCCATCGGAGCCTCAGGACTGATCCTGGGTCTGATCTTATCTCTGGCTGGATTCATCTACTACAGGAGGAAGGCCCGAG AGTGTGTTGGTGACTGTGTCCTCGCATCTTCTTCTTTCAAGTCTTATCCTGGTTCCCACTAA
- the LOC113017422 gene encoding disks large homolog 4-like, with product MCLFFLQMNGSEGELEYEEITLERGNSGLGFSIAGGTDNPHIGDDPSIFITKIIPGGAAAQDGRLRVNDSIVFVNDVDVREVTHSIAVEALKEAGPVVRLYVLRRRPPSERITQIKLMKGPKGLGFSIAGGVGNQHVPGDNSIYVTKIIEGGAAHRDGRLQIGDKILAVNHMSLEDVLHEDAVSALKNTGEVVYLKVATPTSQYIHPIDRYSPPDLTSSYMEPDYMCDYPQALPPPSPRRYSPIPRGMMGEDEYSREPRRVCVQRGSTGLGFNIVGGEDGEGIFISFILAGGPADLSGELRKGDQILSVNGVDLRYATHEQAAAALKNAGQTVTIVAQYRPEEYSRFEAKIHDLREQMMNSSSGSLRNSRTFYIRALFDYDKQWDCGVLSQALDFNFGEVFHVIDSADEEWWQARRVNQQGELEELGYVPSKHRVERKEWSRMKSKGREGFVHSYELITQIEVDYARPIIILGPTKDRVNDDLLSEFPDKFGSCVPHTTRPRRDYEVDGRDYHFVASREQMERDIQSHRFIEAGQYNNHLYGTSVQSVRQVAEQGKHCILDVSANAVRRLQAAQLHPIAIFIRPRSLENILDLNKRLSEEQARKALDRAIKLEQDFLECFTAIVHGDSFEEVYHHVKVVIEEQSGPYIWVPARDRL from the exons atgtgtttattttttttacagatgaACGGGTCAGAGGGAGAGCTGGAGTACGAGGAGATCACACTGGAGAGg ggtaACTCTGGTCTGGGCTTCAGCATTGCGGGAGGAACCGACAATCCTCACATCGGAGACGACCCCTCCATCTTCATCACCAAGATCATCCCCGGAGGAGCCGCTGCCCAGGACGGACGCCtcag GGTGAACGACAGCATCGTATTCGTTAACGATGTGGACGTCCGGGAGGTCACTCACTCCATCGCTGTGGAGGCGCTGAAGGAGGCGGGGCCTGTTGTCAGGCTGTACGTGCTGCGGAGACGCCCACCGAGCGAACGCATCACACAGATCAAACTGATGAAAGGACCCAAAG GTCTGGGCTTCAGTATAGCGGGCGGCGTGGGGAACCAGCACGTCCCTGGAGACAACAGCATCTATGTCACCAAGATCATCGAGGGCGGGGCGGCACACCGTGACGGGCGGCTGCAGATCGGAGACAAAATCCTGGCG GTCAACCACATGTCTCTGGAGGACGTCCTGCATGAAGACGCCGTGTCAGCCCTGAAGAATACAGGAGAGGTGGTCTACCTGAAGGTGGCCACGCCCACCTCGCAGTACATCCACCCAATTGATCGATACAGCCCCCCCGACCTGACCAGCT CCTACATGGAGCCGGACTATATGTGCGATTACCCACAAGCCCTCCCTCCTCCGTCACCGCGGCGATACTCCCCGATCCCCCGCGGCATGATGGGAGAGGACGAGTACTCGAGGGAGCCTCGCAGGGTTTGCGTGCAGCGCGGCTCCACCGGCCTGGGCTTCAACATCGTGGGCGGAGAGGACGGAGAGGGCATCTTCATCTCCTTCATCCTCGCAGGAGGCCCAGCAGACCTGAGCGGGGAGCTCCGCAAGGGAGACCAGATCCTCAGt gtGAACGGGGTGGACCTCCGGTACGCCACACATGAgcaggcagcagcagctctgaagAACGCCGGGCAGACTGTTACCATAGTAGCACAGTACAGACCTGAGG agtaCAGTCGCTTCGAGGCAAAGATCCACGACCTGAGGGAGCAGATGATGAACAGCTCGTCCGGCAGTCTGAGGAACAGCCGCACCTTCTACATCAG GGCGCTCTTCGACTATGATAAGCAGTGGGACTGCGGCGTGCTGTCTCAGGCGCTGGACTTTAACTTTGGCGAGGTCTTCCACGTGATCGACAGCGCCGATGAGGAGTGGTGGCAGGCACGCAGGGTCAACCAGCAGGGGGAGCTGGAGGAGCTGGGCTACGTCCCCTCCAAGCACAG agtgGAGAGGAAGGAGTGGTCACGGATGAAGAGCAAAG GTAGAGAAGGCTTCGTTCACAGCTACGAGCTCATCACTCAGATTGAAG tggaCTATGCCCGCCCCATCATCATCCTGGGACCCACCAAAGACCGCGTCAACGACGACCTGCTGTCCGAGTTCCCCGACAAGTTCGGCTCCTGCGTTCCCC ATACGACTCGCCCTCGCAGGGACTACGAGGTGGATGGGCGGGACTACCACTTTGTGGCGTCACGGGAACAGATGGAGCGGGACATCCAGTCGCACCGCTTCATCGAGGCGGGGCAGTACAACAACCACCTGTACGGGACGTCGGTGCAGAGTGTGCGACAGGTGGCCGAGCAG gggaAGCACTGCATCCTGGATGTGTCGGCCAACGCCGTGAGGAGGCTGCAGGCGGCACAGCTCCACCCCATCGCTATCTTCATCCGACCGCGGTCGCTGGAGAACATCCT GGACTTGAACAAGCGCCTGTCGGAGGAGCAGGCGAGGAAAGCTCTGGATCGAGCCATCAAGCTGGAGCAGGACTTCCTGGAGTGCTTCACAG CCATCGTGCACGGCGACAGCTTCGAGGAAGTCTACCACCACGTCAAAGTGGTCATCGAGGAGCAGAGCGGACCCTACATCTGGGTCCCCGCACGCGACAGGCTCTGA
- the LOC113017424 gene encoding H-2 class II histocompatibility antigen, A-U alpha chain-like encodes MKMKELLLFLSCVLCVSADVLHEDIAISGCSDSDGEDMYGLDGEELAYADFNKQEMIYPQPPFVDPMTVPGGYESSVAFQHTCRENMKLFGKGMKDFPLERDAPSAVMIYTRDEVEFGEKNTLICHVTGFYPAPVNVSWTKNGQKVTEGSSINTPYLNKDGTFTQISRLQFTPQLGDIYSCAVQHLALTEPLTKIYEVDSSARSDPGVGPSVFCGVGLTLGLLGVAAGTFFLIKGNECS; translated from the exons atgaagatgaaggagctgctcctcttcctctcctgtgtcctctgtgtctctgctgATG TTCTTCATGAGGACATTGCTATCAGTGGCTGTTCAGACTCTGATGGAGAGGACATGTATGGACTGGATGGTGAAGAGCTTGCCTACGCAGACTTCAACAAACAGGAGATGATCTACCCTCAGCCTCCTTTTGTTGATCCTATGACTGTACCAGGAGGTTATGAATCATCTGTGGCTTTTCAACATACCTGCAGAGAGAACATGAAGCTTTTTGGTAAAGGCATGAAGGACTTCCCTCTTGAACGCG ATGCTCCTTCAGCTGTGATGATCTACACCAGAGATGAGGTGGAGTTTGGAGAGAAGAACACTCTGATCTGTCACGTGACTGGTTTCTATCCTGCTCCTGTCAACGTCTCCTGGACCAAGAACGGACAGAAGGTCACTGAAGGATCCAGCATCAACACTCCCTATCTAAACAAAGATGGGACCTTCACCCAGATCTCCAGACTGCAGTTCACCCCACAGCTGGGAGACATCTACAGCTGTGCAGTGCAACATCTGGCCCTGACAGAACCACTGACCAAAATCTATG AGGTGGATTCGTCCGCTCGCTCTGATCCAGGTGTTGGACCCTCTGTGTTCTGTGGAGTGGGTCTGACTCTCGGTCTGCTCGGTGTGGCTGCTGGAACCTTCTTCCTCATCAAAGGAAATGAGTGCAGCTGA
- the LOC113017423 gene encoding H-2 class II histocompatibility antigen, E-S beta chain-like isoform X1: MASSFLCLSLLFISFSTADGFKMFVVSRCVFNSTELKDIEYIQSYYYNMMEILRFDSNVGEYVGYTEYGVKQAKYLNSQPGVLAAWRAQKETYCQHNIGGYYSNPLSKSVKPYVKLHSTTPAYSQHPAMLVCSVYDFFPSKIKVNWLRDGQEVTSDVTSTEEMADGDWYYQTHSHLEYTPRSGEKISCKVEHASLEKPLITDWDPSSSMPESERNKLAIGASGLILGLILSLAGFIYYRRKARVLSWFPLTEPGSWFCLML; encoded by the exons ATGGCATCATCCTTCCTCTGCCtcagcctcctcttcatcagCTTCAGCACAGCAG ATGGATTCAAAATGTTTGTGGTGTCTCGCTGTGTGTTTAACTCCACTGAGCTGAAGGACATCGAGTACATCCAATCTTACTATTACAACATGATGGAGATCCTCAGGTTTGACAGCAATGTGGGAGAGTATGTTGGATACACTGAGTACGGAGTGAAGCAGGCAAAGTACCTTAACAGTCAACCAGGAGTGCTGGCTGCATGGAGAGCTCAGAAGGAGACGTACTGCCAACACAACATTGGTGGCTACTACAGCAACCCTCTGTCTAAATCAG TTAAGCCGTATGTCAAACTTCACTCCACAACACCTGCTTACAgtcagcatcctgccatgttgGTCTGCAGCGTCTATGACTTCTTCCCCAGTAAGATCAAAGTGAACTGGCTGAGAGATGGACAGGAAGTCACCTCTGATGTCACTTCCACTGAGGAGATGGCAGATGGTGATTGGTACTACCAgacccactcacacctggagtACACACCCAG GTCTGGAGAGAAGATCTCCTGTAAGGTGGAGCACGCCAGCCTAGAGAAACCTCTGATCACTGACTGGG ATCCCTCCTCGTCCATGCCTGAGTCAGAGAGGAACAAGCTCGCCATCGGAGCCTCAGGACTGATCCTGGGTCTGATCTTATCTCTGGCTGGATTCATCTACTACAGGAGGAAGGCCCGAG TCTTATCCTGGTTCCCACTAACTGAGCCTGGGTCCTGGTTCTGTCTGATGTTATAA